In a single window of the Cervus elaphus chromosome 1, mCerEla1.1, whole genome shotgun sequence genome:
- the LOC122700724 gene encoding olfactory receptor 51L1-like, giving the protein MATANSSNILSSTFYLTGIPGYEEFHHWISIPFCLLYLVGIMGNCTILHIVQTDPRLHQPMYYFLAMLSLTDMGMSLPTMTSLFRVLWSISREIQFNTCVVQMFFIHTFSFTESSVLLAMALDRYVAICHPLRYATILTPTLITKIGIAALLRSAFAMIPLLARLAFFPFCHSHILSHSYCLHQDMIRLACADTKFNVIYGLVLITLLWGMDSLGIFVSYVFILHSVLKISSQEGRFKALNTCASHICAVLILYVPMIGLSIVHRFAKHSSPLIHIFMAHIYLLVPPVLNPIIYSVKTKQIRQGILNLLFPLRISSSMM; this is encoded by the coding sequence ATGGCAACTGCAAACTCCAGCAATATCCTCTCCTCCACCTTCTATCTCACAGGTATCCCTGGATATGAGGAATTTCACCACTGGATTTCCATCCCATTCTGTCTCCTCTACCTTGTTGGAATCATGGGTAACTGTACTATCCTACATATTGTCCAGACAGACCCCAGGCTCCATCAGCCCATGTACTACTTCTTGGCCATGCTTTCTCTCACTGACATGGGCATGTCCTTGCCCACAATGACATCACTCTTCAGGGTGTTGTGGTCCATTTCCAGGGAGATCCAGTTCAACACCTGTGTGGTCCAAATGTTTTTCATTCACACTTTCTCCTTCACTGAATCATCTGTGCTCTTGGCCATGGCCCTTGACCGatatgtggccatctgccacccacTAAGATATGCTACCATTCTCACTCCAACACTTATCACTAAAATTGGAATTGCAGCCCTGCTTAGAAGTGCCTTTGCCATGATTCCACTTCTGGCCCGGCTGgctttctttcccttctgccaCTCCCacattctttctcattcttaCTGTCTACATCAGGACATGATCCGCCTTGCTTGTGCTGACACCAAGTTTAATGTTATTTATGGGTTAGTTCTGATCACTTTGCTGTGGGGAATGGACTCTCTGGGTATTTTTGTGTCTTATGTTTTCATCCTTCACTCAGTATTAAAAATTTCATCTCAGGAGGGGAGATTTAAGGCCCTCAACACATGTGCATCCCACATTTGTGCTGTACTTATTCTTTATGTGCCTATGATTGGGCTCTCTATTGTCCATCGTTTTGCCAAACACTCATCCCCTCTCATCCACATCTTCATGGCACATATCTACCTGCTAGTTCCACCTGTGCTCAACCCAATCATCTATAGTGTGAAGACCAAGCAGATCCGCCAAGGAATTCTCAACCTGCTTTTCCCGCTAAGAATCAGTTCTTCTATGATGTAG
- the LOC122702238 gene encoding olfactory receptor 51G2-like has translation MADSNHTGTSFFLTGLPGLEAVHMWLSIPLCAMYVAALAGNSLILWVVKSEPSLHQPMYYFLSMLAVTDLGLSASTLPTMLSIYMLEVREVALDVCLAQLFFIHTFSIMESSVLLAMAFDRFVAISKPLHYGTILTSPRIARLGLAIVVRSVGLHIPAPIMLKQLPYCRTRLLSHSYCLHPDVMKLACADTHINSAYGLFVVLSTLGVDSVLIVLSYGLILQTVLSIASKAERLKALNTCVSHICAVLLFYTPMIGLSMIHRFGRPASPSSRVLLSYLHFLTPPVINPVVYTIKTKQIRLRMLHLFRSNGTSIRDAQDH, from the coding sequence ATGGCAGACTCCAACCACACAGGCACTTCCTTCTTCCTCACAGGCCTGCCAGGCCTTGAGGCTGTGCACATGTGGCTCTCCATTCCTCTATGTGCCATGTATGTGGCTGCTCTGGCAGGAAACAGCCTGATCCTGTGGGTGGTGAAGTCAGAGCCCTCGCTGCACCAGCCCATGTACTACTTCCTGTCCATGTTGGCTGTGACTGACCTGGGCCTGTCTGCCTCCACCCTGCCCACCATGCTCTCCATCTACATGCTGGAAGTCAGGGAGGTGGCCCTGGATGTGTGCCTGGCCCAGCTCTTCTTCATCCACACCTTCTCAATCATGGAGTCCTCTGTGTTGCTGGCCATGGCCTTTGACCGTTTTGTAGCCATCAGCAAGCCCCTGCACTATGGCACCATCCTCACGAGTCCCAGGATTGCCAGGCTGGGCCTGGCCATTGTGGTGCGCAGCGTCGGTCTCCACATCCCAGCCCCCATCATGCTGAAGCAGCTGCCTTACTGCAGGACTCGCCTGCTGTCCCACTCCTACTGCCTGCACCCAGACGTCATGAAGCTGGCCTGTGCTGACACCCACATCAACAGCGCCTACGGTCTCTTTGTGGTGCTGTCCACACTGGGGGTGGACTCTGTGCTCATTGTCCTGTCCTATGGGCTCATTCTCCAGACAGTGCTGTCCATTGCATCCAAGGCTGAGCGCCTCAAAGCCCTCAACACTTGTGTCTCCCACATCTGTGCTGTGCTGCTCTTCTACACACCTATGATCGGCCTGTCCATGATCCACAGATTTGGCAGACCAGCTTCCCCTTCCAGCCGTGTGCTGCTCTCTTATCTGCACTTTCTCACACCTCCAGTGATTAACCCAGTGGTTTACACCATTAAGACCAAGCAGATCCGACTGAGGATGCTGCACCTCTTTCGCTCAAATGGGACCAGCATCAGAGATGCTCAGGATCATTAA
- the LOC122700822 gene encoding olfactory receptor 51G2-like, producing the protein MVIPINNNASSFFFILMDFPGLETAHCWTAIPVCVIYVLSLLGNTTILHIVKSVPSLHTPMYLFLSMLSLADLGLAVSTLPSMAAVYLLGQRKVGAATCFVQLFFIHTCSVIESAVLLAMAFDRCVAIRAPLRYATILTTKRIGAIGLASVTRSAALHLPLPVLLGRLQFQPVNALSHSYCVHPDVLRLASSSTVVNSGLGLFVMLSTLGVDAVLILLSYVMILKTVLNIASNAGRLKALNTCISHICAVLLFYTPLVSLSVIHRFGKMKLPAQIYMLLSYLHFLVPPMLNPIVYTVKTKEIRARILKMLQPSKL; encoded by the coding sequence ATGGTAATTCCTATCAACAATAACGCCAGCAGTTTCTTCTTCATACTGATGGATTTCCCAGGACTGGAGACTGCTCACTGCTGGACAGCAATTCCTGTCTGCGTCATCTATGTTCTCTCTCTGCTGGGCAACACCACCATCCTGCACATTGTCAAGTCTGTTCCCAGCCTCCACACTCCCATGTACCTCTTCCTCTCCATGCTCTCACTGGCTGACCTGGGACTTGCAGTTTCCACACTGCCTTCCATGGCAGCTGTTTATCTCCTGGGCCAGAGGAAGGTGGGAGCTGCAACCTGCTTTGTGCAACTTTTCTTCATCCACACATGTTCAGTAATTGAATCTGCTGTGCTGTTGGCCATGGCTTTTGACCGCTGTGTGGCTATCCGAGCGCCCTTACGCTATGCCACCATCCTGACAACCAAGCGCATCGGGGCCATTGGGCTGGCCAGTGTGACCCGTAGTGCTGCCCTCCACCTGCCCCTGCCTGTTCTCCTTGGAAGACTGCAATTCCAACCTGTGAATGCACTGTCACATTCCTACTGTGTTCACCCTGATGTTCTGAGGCTGGCCAGTTCCAGCACAGTTGTGAACAGTGGCCTTGGGCTCTTTGTGATGCTCTCCACATTGGGGGTGGATGCAGTCCTTATTCTCCTCTCCTATGTGATGATTTTGAAGACAGTATTGAACATTGCTTCCAATGCTGGACGGCTGAAAGCCCTCAATACTTGTATTTCCCATATTTGTGCTGTACTATTATTTTATACACCACTGGTCAGCCTGTCTGTGATCCATCGCTTTGGGAAAATGAAGCTGCCAGCTCAGATATACATGCTTCTCTCCTATTTGCACTTTCTTGTACCTCCAATGCTCAACCCAATTGTTTACACTGTCAAAACCAAAGAAATTCGAGCACGCATTCTGAAGATGCTCCAACCCAGTAAACTCTGA